In Phyllobacterium zundukense, one DNA window encodes the following:
- a CDS encoding bifunctional 5-dehydro-2-deoxygluconokinase/5-dehydro-2-deoxyphosphogluconate aldolase — translation MDKAGSTPLDVITIGRSSVDLYGQQIGSRLEDITSFAKSVGGCPANIAVGTARLGLRSALLSRVGDEQMGRFIREQMVREGVATDGVITDPERLSALVILSVENDKSFPLIFYRENCADMALDEGDIDPAFIQSARAVVVTGTHFSKPNTDAAQRKAIRLMKEAGGKVVFDIDYRPNLWGLAGHAAGDSRYIASDAVSNHLKTVLADCDLIVGTEEEVLIASGEADLLSALKTIRALSGGTIVLKRGPMGCIVYEGAISDNLEDGIVGKGFPIEVFNVLGAGDAFMSGLLRGWLGGESLATAATWANACGAFAVSRLLCAPEIPTFEELQYFLKHGSPYHALRKDEAINHVHWATTRRHEIPSMMAFAIDHRVQLEDLAAKLGADVDRVHAFKELAVKAAAKVADGRSGYGMLLDEKFGREAMFEFARHNFDWLGRPVELPGSRPLRFEFSQDIGSQLAEWPVDHCIKCLCFYRPDDPAELKEEQQAKLRTLFEAARKVGRELLIEIIAGKHGKLDDNTIPTALEELYALGIKPDWWKLEPQASAAAWRQIEAVIEKNDPWCRGVVLLGLEAPQDELEAAFAATANAPVVKGFAVGRTLFMDAAENWLSGRISDEAAIDDMADRFEKLTKAWLASRNKQAA, via the coding sequence ATGGACAAAGCTGGAAGCACGCCGCTTGATGTCATCACCATCGGCCGGTCGTCCGTGGATCTCTATGGCCAGCAGATCGGCTCGCGCCTGGAGGATATCACCTCGTTTGCCAAGTCGGTCGGCGGGTGTCCGGCCAATATCGCCGTCGGAACAGCGCGGCTCGGTTTGCGCTCGGCGCTGTTGTCACGCGTCGGCGACGAGCAGATGGGCCGGTTCATCCGCGAGCAGATGGTGCGCGAAGGCGTTGCCACCGATGGTGTGATCACCGACCCGGAACGTCTTTCGGCGCTGGTCATCCTGTCGGTCGAGAATGACAAGAGCTTTCCACTGATCTTCTATCGCGAGAACTGTGCCGATATGGCGCTGGACGAAGGCGATATCGATCCAGCTTTCATCCAGTCGGCGCGCGCAGTGGTGGTGACCGGGACGCATTTCTCCAAGCCGAACACCGATGCGGCGCAGCGCAAGGCGATCCGCCTGATGAAAGAGGCGGGCGGCAAGGTGGTGTTCGACATCGATTACCGGCCCAATCTCTGGGGACTTGCCGGACACGCGGCCGGCGACAGCCGCTATATCGCCTCCGATGCGGTGTCGAACCATTTGAAGACGGTCCTTGCCGATTGCGACCTGATTGTCGGCACGGAAGAGGAAGTGCTGATCGCCTCCGGTGAAGCCGATCTTTTGAGCGCCCTGAAGACCATCCGCGCCCTGTCGGGCGGCACGATCGTTCTCAAGCGCGGTCCGATGGGCTGCATCGTCTATGAAGGGGCTATTTCCGACAATCTCGAAGACGGCATTGTCGGCAAGGGCTTCCCGATCGAGGTGTTCAATGTTCTCGGCGCCGGTGATGCCTTCATGTCCGGGCTGCTGCGCGGCTGGCTTGGCGGCGAGTCGCTGGCGACTGCCGCGACCTGGGCCAATGCCTGCGGCGCCTTCGCGGTTTCGCGTTTGCTCTGTGCGCCGGAAATCCCGACCTTTGAGGAGCTGCAATATTTCCTCAAGCACGGCAGCCCGTACCATGCCCTGCGCAAGGACGAGGCGATCAATCACGTGCACTGGGCAACGACACGCCGGCACGAGATCCCTTCGATGATGGCCTTTGCCATCGACCATCGCGTCCAGCTGGAAGACCTCGCCGCGAAGCTTGGCGCCGATGTCGACAGGGTACACGCCTTCAAGGAACTGGCGGTAAAGGCCGCGGCAAAGGTTGCGGATGGCCGCAGTGGCTATGGCATGCTGCTGGATGAAAAATTCGGCCGCGAGGCCATGTTCGAATTCGCCCGCCATAATTTCGATTGGCTGGGTCGCCCGGTGGAATTGCCGGGTTCGCGTCCGCTGCGCTTTGAGTTTTCGCAGGATATCGGATCGCAACTGGCGGAATGGCCAGTCGACCATTGCATCAAGTGCCTGTGCTTCTATCGCCCGGACGATCCGGCAGAACTGAAGGAAGAGCAGCAGGCAAAGCTGCGCACGCTGTTCGAGGCGGCGCGCAAGGTGGGACGTGAATTGCTGATCGAGATCATCGCCGGCAAGCATGGCAAGCTCGACGACAATACGATCCCCACCGCGCTCGAAGAGCTCTATGCGCTTGGCATCAAGCCGGATTGGTGGAAACTTGAGCCGCAGGCCTCGGCCGCTGCCTGGAGACAAATCGAGGCGGTGATCGAGAAGAACGATCCCTGGTGCCGCGGCGTCGTGCTGCTGGGGCTGGAAGCGCCGCAGGATGAACTGGAAGCCGCCTTTGCCGCGACCGCGAATGCGCCGGTGGTCAAAGGCTTTGCCGTCGGCCGAACATTGTTCATGGATGCGGCGGAAAACTGGCTGTCGGGCCGCATCTCGGATGAGGCGGCGATTGACGACATGGCGGATCGTTTCGAAAAATTGACCAAGGCCTGGCTTGCCAGCCGCAACAAACAAGCGGCATAG
- a CDS encoding type II toxin-antitoxin system VapB family antitoxin, whose protein sequence is MRTNIELDDKLMAEAMRVTGLATKKATVEEALKRLVRHYDLKKVLDEMAGVGWDGDLDAMREGRFWDEPE, encoded by the coding sequence ATGCGCACAAATATCGAATTGGACGATAAACTGATGGCTGAGGCCATGAGGGTAACTGGCCTTGCCACCAAGAAAGCAACAGTCGAAGAAGCGCTCAAAAGGCTCGTGCGCCACTATGATCTAAAGAAAGTGCTGGACGAAATGGCCGGGGTTGGTTGGGATGGCGACCTTGATGCCATGCGGGAAGGTCGCTTTTGGGATGAACCGGAATGA
- the iolD gene encoding 3D-(3,5/4)-trihydroxycyclohexane-1,2-dione acylhydrolase (decyclizing) — protein sequence MTKTIRLTMAQALTRFLANQMTVIDGDKVPVFAGVWAIFGHGNVAGIGEALYQIREELPTYRAHNEQAMAHAAIAFAKASFRRRMMAVTSSVGPGATNMVTAAALAHVNRLPLLLLPGDVFANRVPDPVLQQVESFSDGTVSANDCFRPVSRYFDRITRPEQIIPALARAMTVLTDPAECGPVTLALCQDVQAEAYDYPESFFEERVWTQRRPRPDRNELAAAIEALKSAKKPLVIAGGGVIYSQASSVLAEFVEAAGIPVCETQGGKSSLPDTHPLNMAAVGVTGTSAANRLAQEADVIVAVGTRLQDFTTGSWALFQNSAKTFIGLNVQPFDAVKHRALPLVADAKEGLIELTAGLKGYKAPASWTDNAASGKAEWQRAAAKVTGPTNVALPSDAQVIGAVQRVMGSEATVLHAAGGLPGEMHKLWQAGAPGSYHAEYGFSCMGYEIAGGLGAKMAKPDTEVVVMIGDGSYLMLNSEIATSVMLGHKINIVLLDNRGYGCINRLQTGTGGANFNNLLKDSKHEVLPDIDFAAHARSLGAIAEKVASIAEMESALERAKRNDRTTVIVIDTDPLISTEEGGTWWDVAVPEVSQRRQVNEARKNYEEQQKLQRVGD from the coding sequence ATGACCAAGACGATACGCCTGACCATGGCGCAGGCACTGACGCGCTTCCTAGCCAACCAGATGACTGTGATCGACGGTGACAAGGTGCCGGTCTTCGCCGGTGTCTGGGCCATTTTCGGCCATGGCAACGTCGCCGGTATTGGTGAGGCGCTCTATCAGATCCGCGAAGAGCTGCCGACCTATCGCGCCCACAATGAGCAGGCGATGGCCCATGCCGCCATCGCTTTTGCCAAGGCAAGCTTCCGCCGCCGCATGATGGCGGTAACGAGCTCTGTCGGTCCCGGTGCGACCAATATGGTGACCGCCGCGGCGCTGGCCCATGTCAACCGGCTGCCGCTCTTGCTGTTACCCGGCGATGTCTTTGCCAATCGCGTTCCCGATCCCGTCTTGCAGCAGGTGGAATCCTTCAGCGACGGCACGGTCTCAGCCAATGATTGTTTCCGTCCGGTATCGCGCTATTTTGACCGCATCACCCGGCCGGAACAGATTATTCCGGCGCTGGCGCGGGCAATGACGGTGCTGACCGATCCGGCTGAATGCGGACCGGTGACACTGGCACTGTGCCAGGATGTGCAGGCCGAAGCCTATGATTATCCGGAAAGCTTCTTCGAGGAACGCGTCTGGACGCAGCGGCGGCCAAGGCCAGACCGCAACGAACTGGCTGCAGCAATCGAGGCATTGAAATCGGCGAAGAAGCCGCTGGTCATCGCCGGCGGCGGCGTCATCTATTCGCAGGCATCATCGGTCCTGGCGGAGTTCGTCGAGGCGGCGGGCATTCCTGTCTGCGAAACGCAGGGCGGCAAGTCATCGCTACCCGACACGCATCCGCTCAACATGGCGGCCGTCGGCGTCACCGGCACCTCCGCGGCCAACCGGCTGGCGCAGGAAGCCGACGTTATTGTCGCCGTCGGAACCCGGCTGCAGGATTTCACCACCGGGTCCTGGGCGCTGTTCCAGAATTCGGCCAAGACCTTCATCGGACTCAACGTCCAGCCTTTCGATGCGGTGAAGCACCGTGCCCTGCCGCTCGTGGCCGATGCGAAGGAAGGCCTGATTGAACTCACAGCCGGGCTCAAAGGCTACAAGGCGCCGGCAAGCTGGACGGACAATGCGGCGAGCGGCAAGGCCGAATGGCAGCGTGCTGCCGCCAAGGTTACCGGCCCCACGAATGTGGCACTGCCTTCCGATGCGCAGGTCATCGGCGCCGTGCAGCGTGTGATGGGCAGTGAAGCGACCGTCCTGCATGCGGCTGGCGGTCTGCCGGGCGAAATGCACAAGCTCTGGCAGGCGGGGGCGCCCGGCTCCTATCATGCCGAATATGGCTTCTCCTGCATGGGCTATGAGATCGCCGGCGGGCTTGGTGCGAAAATGGCAAAGCCTGACACGGAAGTTGTCGTCATGATCGGCGATGGGTCCTATCTGATGCTGAATTCGGAAATCGCCACATCGGTGATGCTCGGCCACAAGATCAATATCGTGCTGCTCGACAATCGCGGCTATGGCTGTATCAACCGGCTGCAGACGGGCACCGGCGGCGCGAACTTCAACAACCTCCTGAAGGACTCGAAACACGAAGTTCTGCCGGACATCGATTTCGCGGCGCATGCACGGAGCCTCGGGGCGATTGCCGAGAAGGTGGCGTCGATTGCCGAAATGGAAAGCGCGCTTGAACGCGCCAAGCGGAATGACCGCACGACGGTGATCGTCATCGATACCGACCCGCTGATTTCCACGGAGGAGGGCGGTACCTGGTGGGACGTCGCCGTTCCGGAAGTAAGCCAGCGGCGCCAAGTGAATGAGGCGCGCAAGAACTATGAAGAGCAACAGAAGCTGCAGCGGGTTGGTGATTGA
- a CDS encoding PIN domain nuclease: MIVVDSSVLIAHQRNIPIQSVQKLRSLKDLNSVIVGDLVMLEILQGARSEAEAKATEQRLRKFEIRNMLSTHIAVSAARNYRYLRLQGITIRKSIDMIIGTFCIEGGHQLLHHDRDFGPMVKHLGLQVL, encoded by the coding sequence ATGATCGTTGTCGACAGTTCAGTTCTTATTGCTCACCAACGTAACATCCCCATTCAGTCTGTTCAAAAGCTTAGATCTCTTAAAGATCTTAACTCGGTCATCGTTGGCGACCTCGTCATGCTTGAGATTTTGCAGGGCGCGCGAAGTGAAGCCGAGGCGAAGGCGACGGAGCAGCGCTTACGCAAGTTCGAGATACGCAACATGCTTTCGACGCACATTGCGGTGAGCGCTGCCCGAAACTACCGGTATTTACGTCTACAAGGGATCACAATTCGCAAATCCATCGACATGATCATTGGCACCTTTTGCATAGAAGGTGGACACCAGCTGCTCCACCATGATCGTGACTTTGGTCCAATGGTTAAACATCTCGGACTTCAAGTCCTTTAG
- the iolE gene encoding myo-inosose-2 dehydratase, translated as MIRIGANPIGWSNDDMLEIGGDIPLETCLSQAQAAGFTGMELGNKFPRTADKLRPILESHGHSLVSGWYSTELLTRDVDAELESAKGHATLLRDMGCSVLIAAETSNAIHSNKELPLSARPVLQKAAWTVFGERYTRFAEAVKQTYGLQLVYHHHMGTVVQSESEIDRFMEVTGSAVHLLLDTGHATWGGADPARLARHYRARISHVHCKDIREDVMWQSNREDWSFLDSVLAGVYTVPGDGMIDYVRVLKELQGYSGWVVVEAEQDPKKADPATYSKLGHANLSRFIREAGLA; from the coding sequence ATGATCCGTATCGGGGCGAACCCAATCGGCTGGTCCAATGATGACATGCTGGAAATCGGCGGCGATATTCCGCTGGAAACCTGCCTGAGCCAAGCTCAGGCTGCCGGGTTCACCGGCATGGAGCTTGGCAACAAGTTTCCGCGCACCGCCGACAAGCTGCGCCCGATCCTCGAATCCCATGGCCATAGCCTGGTCAGCGGCTGGTATTCGACCGAGCTTCTTACGCGCGATGTCGATGCCGAGCTCGAATCAGCGAAAGGCCATGCGACGCTGCTCAGGGATATGGGCTGCTCTGTGCTGATCGCCGCTGAAACCTCCAACGCCATTCATTCCAACAAGGAGCTGCCGCTTTCGGCACGGCCGGTCCTGCAGAAGGCGGCGTGGACGGTGTTCGGCGAGCGTTACACGCGCTTTGCGGAAGCCGTGAAGCAAACCTATGGCCTGCAGCTGGTCTATCACCACCACATGGGGACGGTCGTGCAGAGCGAGTCCGAGATCGACCGCTTCATGGAAGTGACCGGCAGCGCGGTTCACCTTTTGCTCGACACCGGCCATGCGACATGGGGCGGCGCCGACCCGGCACGGCTGGCGCGGCACTACAGGGCGCGCATCAGCCACGTGCATTGCAAGGATATCCGCGAGGACGTCATGTGGCAGTCGAACCGCGAAGACTGGTCTTTCCTCGATTCCGTGCTGGCTGGCGTCTATACTGTTCCCGGTGACGGCATGATCGACTATGTTCGCGTGCTGAAGGAACTTCAGGGCTATAGCGGCTGGGTCGTGGTCGAAGCCGAGCAGGATCCGAAGAAGGCCGATCCGGCCACATATTCGAAGCTCGGGCACGCCAATCTCAGCCGCTTCATCAGGGAAGCAGGACTCGCTTGA